A single region of the Eulemur rufifrons isolate Redbay chromosome 8, OSU_ERuf_1, whole genome shotgun sequence genome encodes:
- the THBS3 gene encoding thrombospondin-3 isoform X5, giving the protein METQELRGALALLFLCSFASASQDLQVIDLLTVGESRQMVAVAEKIRTALLTAGDIYLLSTFRLPPKQGGVLFGLYSRQDNTRWLEASVVGKINKVLVRYQREDGKVHAVNLQQAGLADGRTHTALLRLRGPSRPSPALQLYVDCKLGDQHTGLPALAPIPPAEVDGLEIRTGQKAYLRMQGFVESMKIILGGSMARVGALSECPFQGDESIHSAVTNALHSILGEQTKALVTQLTLFNQILVELRDDIRDQVKEMSLIRNTIMECQVCGFHEQRSHCSPNPCFQGVDCMEVYEYPGYRCGPCPPGLQGNGTHCSDINECAHADPCFPGSSCINTMPGFHCEACPRGYKGTQVSGVGIDYARASKQVCNDIDECNDGNNGGCDPNSICTNTVGSFKCGPCRLGFLGNQSQGCLPARTCHSPAHSPCHVHAHCLFERNGAVSCQDNCLLTPNSGQEDADNDGVGDQCDDDADGDGIKNVEDNCRLFPNKDQQNSDTDSFGDACDNCPNVPNNDQKDTDGNGEGDACDNDVDGDGIPNGLDNCPKVPNPLQTDRDEDGVGDACDSCPEMSNPTQTDADSDLVGDVCDTNEDSDGDGHQDTKDNCPQLPNSSQLDSDNDGLGDECDGDDDNDGIPDYVPPGPDNCRLVPNPNQKDSDGNGVGDVCEEDFDNDAVVDPLDVCPESAEVTLTDFRAYQTVVLDPEGDAQIDPNWVVLNQGMEIVQTMNSDPGLAVGYTAFNGVDFEGTFHVNTVTDDDYAGFLFSYQDSGRFYVVMWKQTEQTYWQATPFRAVAQPGLQLKAVTSVSGPGEHLRNALWHTGHTPDQVRLLWTDPRNVGWRDKTSYRWQLLHRPQVGYIRVKLYEGPQLVADSGVIIDTSMRGGRLGVFCFSQENIIWSNLQYRCNDTVPEDFEPFRRQLLQGRV; this is encoded by the exons ATGGAGACGCAGGAACTTCGGGGGGCCCTGGCTCTGCTCTTTCTTTGCTCTTTCGCATCTGCCAGTCAGGACCTGCAGG TAATTGACCTGCTGACTGTGGGCGAGTCCCGGCAGATGGTAGCTGTGGCAGAGAAGATCCGGACAGCCCTGCTCACTGCTGGGGACATCTACCTCTTGTCCACCTTCCGCCTGCCCCCCAAGCAGGGTGGTGTCCTCTTTGGCCTCTACTCTCGCCAAGACAACACACGATGGCTGGAGGCCTCTGTTGTGGGCAAGATCAATAAAG TACTGGTGCGGTACCAGCGGGAGGATGGCAAAGTCCACGCTGTGAACCTACAGCAAGCAGGCCTGGCTGATGGGCGCACACACACGGCTCTCCTGCGACTCCGAGGCCCGTCccgacccagccctgccctgcagctCTATGTGGACTGCAAGTTGGGAGACCAACATACTGGCCTTCCAGCACTGGCCCCCATTCCTCCAGCAGAGGTCGATGGGTTGGAGATTAGGACTGGACAGAAGGCTTACTTGAGGATGCAG GGCTTTGTGGAATCTATGAAAATTATTCTGGGTGGGTCCATGGCCCGGGTAGGAGCCCTGAGCGAGTGTCCATTCCAAGGGGACGAGTCTATTCACAGTGCAG TGACCAATGCACTGCACTCCATTCTAG GAGAGCAGACCAAGGCGCTGGTCACCCAACTCACCCTCTTCAATCAGATCCTGGTGGAGCTGCGGGATGATATCCGAGACCAG GTGAAGGAAATGTCCCTGATCCGAAACACCATCATGGAGTGTCAGGTGTGCG GCTTCCACGAGCAGCGCTCCCACTGCAGCCCCAACCCCTGCTTCCAAGGCGTGGACTGCATGGAAGTGTACGAGTACCCAGGCTACCGCTGTGGGCCCTGCCCCCCAGGCCTGCAGGGCAACGGCACCCATTGCAGTGACATCAAcgag TGTGCTCATGCTGACCCCTGTTTCCCGGGTTCCAGCTGCAtcaacaccatgcccggcttcCACTGTGAGGCCTGTCCTCGAGGGTACAAGGGCACACAGGTGTCTGGTGTGGGCATCGACTATGCCCGGGCCAGCAAACAG GTCTGCAATGACATCGATGAATGCAATGATGGTAACAATGGTGGCTGTGACCCAAACTCCATCTGCACCAACACCGTG GGCTCTTTCAAGTGTGGTCCTTGCCGCCTGGGTTTCCTGGGCAACCAGAGCCAGGGCTGCCTCCCAGCCCGGACCTGCCACAGCCCGGCCCACAGCCCCTGCCACGTCCATGCTCACTGTCTCTTTGAACGCAATGGTGCAGTATCCTGCCAG GACAACTGCCTTTTAACACCCAACTCTGGGCAGGAAGATGCTGATAATGATGGTGTTGGGGACCAGTGTGATGATGATGCTGATGGGGATGGGATCAAGAATGTTGAG GACAACTGCCGGCTGTTTCCCAACAAGGACCAGCAGAACTCAGACACAGATTCATTTGGTGATGCCTGTGACAATTGCCCCAACGTTCCTAACAATGACCAGAAGGACACAGATGGCAATGGGGAAGGAGATGCCTGTGACAACGACGTGGATGGGGATG GCATCCCCAATGGATTGGACAATTGCCCTAAAGTCCCTAACCCACTACAGACAGACAGAGATGAGGATGGGGTGGGAGATGCTTGTGACAGCTGTCCTGAAATGAGCAATCCTACCCAG ACAGATGCAGACAGTGACCTGGTGGGGGATGTCTGTGACACCAATGAAGACAG CGATGGAGATGGGCATCAGGACACCAAGGACAACTGTCCACAGCTGCCAAACAGCTCCCAGCTGGACTCAGACAATGATGGACTTGGAGATGAGTGTGATggggatgatgacaatgatggcaTTCCAGATTATGTGCCTCCTGGTCCTGATAACTGTCGCCTGGTACCCAATCCCAATCAGAAGGACTCAGATG GCAATGGCGTTGGTGATGTGTGTGAGGAAGACTTTGACAATGATGCTGTGGTCGACCCCCTGGATGTGTGTCCCGAAAGTGCCGAGGTAACCCTCACGGATTTTCGGGCCTATCAGACCGTCGTCCTGGATCCTGAGGGTGATGCTCAGATTGACCCAAACTGGGTTGTGCTCAACCAG GGCATGGAAATCGTTCAGACCATGAACAGTGACCCTGGCCTGGCAGTTG GATACACAGCCTTCAATGGTGTGGACTTTGAAGGTACCTTCCATGTGAACACAGTGACTGATGATGACTACGCAGGCTTTCTCTTCAGTTATCAGGACAGTGGCCGATTCTACGTGGTCATGTGGAAGCAGACGGAGCAGACCTACTGGCAGGCCACACCTTTCCGGGCTGTTGCTCAGCCCGGGCTACAGCTTAAG GCAGTGACATCAGTGTCTGGCCCAGGTGAGCACCTCCGAAATGCCCTGTGGCATACTGGCCACACTCCTGATCAGGTACGACTGCTGTGGACTGACCCAAGAAACGTGGGCTGGCGTGATAAGACCTCGTATCGCTGGCAGCTGCTGCACCGGCCTCAAGTTGGCTACATTCG GGTGAAACTCTATGAGGGACCCCAGCTAGTGGCGGATTCTGGGGTGATCATTGACACATCCATGCGAGGGGGGCGACTCGGTGTATTCTGCTTCTCCCAAGAAAACATCATTTGGTCCAATCTCCAGTATCGATGCAATG ACACAGTGCCTGAGGACTTTGAGCCATTCCGGAGGCAGCTGCTCCAGGGAAGGGTGTGA
- the THBS3 gene encoding thrombospondin-3 isoform X7 → METQELRGALALLFLCSFASASQDLQVIDLLTVGESRQMVAVAEKIRTALLTAGDIYLLSTFRLPPKQGGVLFGLYSRQDNTRWLEASVVGKINKVTNALHSILGEQTKALVTQLTLFNQILVELRDDIRDQVKEMSLIRNTIMECQVCGFHEQRSHCSPNPCFQGVDCMEVYEYPGYRCGPCPPGLQGNGTHCSDINECAHADPCFPGSSCINTMPGFHCEACPRGYKGTQVSGVGIDYARASKQVCNDIDECNDGNNGGCDPNSICTNTVGSFKCGPCRLGFLGNQSQGCLPARTCHSPAHSPCHVHAHCLFERNGAVSCQCNVGWAGNGNVCGPDTDIDGYPDQALPCMDNNKHCKQDNCLLTPNSGQEDADNDGVGDQCDDDADGDGIKNVEDNCRLFPNKDQQNSDTDSFGDACDNCPNVPNNDQKDTDGNGEGDACDNDVDGDGIPNGLDNCPKVPNPLQTDRDEDGVGDACDSCPEMSNPTQTDADSDLVGDVCDTNEDSDGDGHQDTKDNCPQLPNSSQLDSDNDGLGDECDGDDDNDGIPDYVPPGPDNCRLVPNPNQKDSDGNGVGDVCEEDFDNDAVVDPLDVCPESAEVTLTDFRAYQTVVLDPEGDAQIDPNWVVLNQGMEIVQTMNSDPGLAVGYTAFNGVDFEGTFHVNTVTDDDYAGFLFSYQDSGRFYVVMWKQTEQTYWQATPFRAVAQPGLQLKAVTSVSGPGEHLRNALWHTGHTPDQVRLLWTDPRNVGWRDKTSYRWQLLHRPQVGYIRVKLYEGPQLVADSGVIIDTSMRGGRLGVFCFSQENIIWSNLQYRCNDTVPEDFEPFRRQLLQGRV, encoded by the exons ATGGAGACGCAGGAACTTCGGGGGGCCCTGGCTCTGCTCTTTCTTTGCTCTTTCGCATCTGCCAGTCAGGACCTGCAGG TAATTGACCTGCTGACTGTGGGCGAGTCCCGGCAGATGGTAGCTGTGGCAGAGAAGATCCGGACAGCCCTGCTCACTGCTGGGGACATCTACCTCTTGTCCACCTTCCGCCTGCCCCCCAAGCAGGGTGGTGTCCTCTTTGGCCTCTACTCTCGCCAAGACAACACACGATGGCTGGAGGCCTCTGTTGTGGGCAAGATCAATAAAG TGACCAATGCACTGCACTCCATTCTAG GAGAGCAGACCAAGGCGCTGGTCACCCAACTCACCCTCTTCAATCAGATCCTGGTGGAGCTGCGGGATGATATCCGAGACCAG GTGAAGGAAATGTCCCTGATCCGAAACACCATCATGGAGTGTCAGGTGTGCG GCTTCCACGAGCAGCGCTCCCACTGCAGCCCCAACCCCTGCTTCCAAGGCGTGGACTGCATGGAAGTGTACGAGTACCCAGGCTACCGCTGTGGGCCCTGCCCCCCAGGCCTGCAGGGCAACGGCACCCATTGCAGTGACATCAAcgag TGTGCTCATGCTGACCCCTGTTTCCCGGGTTCCAGCTGCAtcaacaccatgcccggcttcCACTGTGAGGCCTGTCCTCGAGGGTACAAGGGCACACAGGTGTCTGGTGTGGGCATCGACTATGCCCGGGCCAGCAAACAG GTCTGCAATGACATCGATGAATGCAATGATGGTAACAATGGTGGCTGTGACCCAAACTCCATCTGCACCAACACCGTG GGCTCTTTCAAGTGTGGTCCTTGCCGCCTGGGTTTCCTGGGCAACCAGAGCCAGGGCTGCCTCCCAGCCCGGACCTGCCACAGCCCGGCCCACAGCCCCTGCCACGTCCATGCTCACTGTCTCTTTGAACGCAATGGTGCAGTATCCTGCCAG TGTAACGTGGGCTGGGCAGGGAACGGGAACGTGTGTGGGCCTGACACAGACATCGATGGCTACCCAGACCAGGCACTGCCCTGCATGGACAACAACAAACACTGCAAGCAG GACAACTGCCTTTTAACACCCAACTCTGGGCAGGAAGATGCTGATAATGATGGTGTTGGGGACCAGTGTGATGATGATGCTGATGGGGATGGGATCAAGAATGTTGAG GACAACTGCCGGCTGTTTCCCAACAAGGACCAGCAGAACTCAGACACAGATTCATTTGGTGATGCCTGTGACAATTGCCCCAACGTTCCTAACAATGACCAGAAGGACACAGATGGCAATGGGGAAGGAGATGCCTGTGACAACGACGTGGATGGGGATG GCATCCCCAATGGATTGGACAATTGCCCTAAAGTCCCTAACCCACTACAGACAGACAGAGATGAGGATGGGGTGGGAGATGCTTGTGACAGCTGTCCTGAAATGAGCAATCCTACCCAG ACAGATGCAGACAGTGACCTGGTGGGGGATGTCTGTGACACCAATGAAGACAG CGATGGAGATGGGCATCAGGACACCAAGGACAACTGTCCACAGCTGCCAAACAGCTCCCAGCTGGACTCAGACAATGATGGACTTGGAGATGAGTGTGATggggatgatgacaatgatggcaTTCCAGATTATGTGCCTCCTGGTCCTGATAACTGTCGCCTGGTACCCAATCCCAATCAGAAGGACTCAGATG GCAATGGCGTTGGTGATGTGTGTGAGGAAGACTTTGACAATGATGCTGTGGTCGACCCCCTGGATGTGTGTCCCGAAAGTGCCGAGGTAACCCTCACGGATTTTCGGGCCTATCAGACCGTCGTCCTGGATCCTGAGGGTGATGCTCAGATTGACCCAAACTGGGTTGTGCTCAACCAG GGCATGGAAATCGTTCAGACCATGAACAGTGACCCTGGCCTGGCAGTTG GATACACAGCCTTCAATGGTGTGGACTTTGAAGGTACCTTCCATGTGAACACAGTGACTGATGATGACTACGCAGGCTTTCTCTTCAGTTATCAGGACAGTGGCCGATTCTACGTGGTCATGTGGAAGCAGACGGAGCAGACCTACTGGCAGGCCACACCTTTCCGGGCTGTTGCTCAGCCCGGGCTACAGCTTAAG GCAGTGACATCAGTGTCTGGCCCAGGTGAGCACCTCCGAAATGCCCTGTGGCATACTGGCCACACTCCTGATCAGGTACGACTGCTGTGGACTGACCCAAGAAACGTGGGCTGGCGTGATAAGACCTCGTATCGCTGGCAGCTGCTGCACCGGCCTCAAGTTGGCTACATTCG GGTGAAACTCTATGAGGGACCCCAGCTAGTGGCGGATTCTGGGGTGATCATTGACACATCCATGCGAGGGGGGCGACTCGGTGTATTCTGCTTCTCCCAAGAAAACATCATTTGGTCCAATCTCCAGTATCGATGCAATG ACACAGTGCCTGAGGACTTTGAGCCATTCCGGAGGCAGCTGCTCCAGGGAAGGGTGTGA
- the THBS3 gene encoding thrombospondin-3 isoform X4 yields the protein METQELRGALALLFLCSFASASQDLQVIDLLTVGESRQMVAVAEKIRTALLTAGDIYLLSTFRLPPKQGGVLFGLYSRQDNTRWLEASVVGKINKVLVRYQREDGKVHAVNLQQAGLADGRTHTALLRLRGPSRPSPALQLYVDCKLGDQHTGLPALAPIPPAEVDGLEIRTGQKAYLRMQGFVESMKIILGGSMARVGALSECPFQGDESIHSAVTNALHSILGEGNVPDPKHHHGVSGFHEQRSHCSPNPCFQGVDCMEVYEYPGYRCGPCPPGLQGNGTHCSDINECAHADPCFPGSSCINTMPGFHCEACPRGYKGTQVSGVGIDYARASKQVCNDIDECNDGNNGGCDPNSICTNTVGSFKCGPCRLGFLGNQSQGCLPARTCHSPAHSPCHVHAHCLFERNGAVSCQCNVGWAGNGNVCGPDTDIDGYPDQALPCMDNNKHCKQDNCLLTPNSGQEDADNDGVGDQCDDDADGDGIKNVEDNCRLFPNKDQQNSDTDSFGDACDNCPNVPNNDQKDTDGNGEGDACDNDVDGDGIPNGLDNCPKVPNPLQTDRDEDGVGDACDSCPEMSNPTQTDADSDLVGDVCDTNEDSDGDGHQDTKDNCPQLPNSSQLDSDNDGLGDECDGDDDNDGIPDYVPPGPDNCRLVPNPNQKDSDGNGVGDVCEEDFDNDAVVDPLDVCPESAEVTLTDFRAYQTVVLDPEGDAQIDPNWVVLNQGMEIVQTMNSDPGLAVGYTAFNGVDFEGTFHVNTVTDDDYAGFLFSYQDSGRFYVVMWKQTEQTYWQATPFRAVAQPGLQLKAVTSVSGPGEHLRNALWHTGHTPDQVRLLWTDPRNVGWRDKTSYRWQLLHRPQVGYIRVKLYEGPQLVADSGVIIDTSMRGGRLGVFCFSQENIIWSNLQYRCNDTVPEDFEPFRRQLLQGRV from the exons ATGGAGACGCAGGAACTTCGGGGGGCCCTGGCTCTGCTCTTTCTTTGCTCTTTCGCATCTGCCAGTCAGGACCTGCAGG TAATTGACCTGCTGACTGTGGGCGAGTCCCGGCAGATGGTAGCTGTGGCAGAGAAGATCCGGACAGCCCTGCTCACTGCTGGGGACATCTACCTCTTGTCCACCTTCCGCCTGCCCCCCAAGCAGGGTGGTGTCCTCTTTGGCCTCTACTCTCGCCAAGACAACACACGATGGCTGGAGGCCTCTGTTGTGGGCAAGATCAATAAAG TACTGGTGCGGTACCAGCGGGAGGATGGCAAAGTCCACGCTGTGAACCTACAGCAAGCAGGCCTGGCTGATGGGCGCACACACACGGCTCTCCTGCGACTCCGAGGCCCGTCccgacccagccctgccctgcagctCTATGTGGACTGCAAGTTGGGAGACCAACATACTGGCCTTCCAGCACTGGCCCCCATTCCTCCAGCAGAGGTCGATGGGTTGGAGATTAGGACTGGACAGAAGGCTTACTTGAGGATGCAG GGCTTTGTGGAATCTATGAAAATTATTCTGGGTGGGTCCATGGCCCGGGTAGGAGCCCTGAGCGAGTGTCCATTCCAAGGGGACGAGTCTATTCACAGTGCAG TGACCAATGCACTGCACTCCATTCTAG GTGAAGGAAATGTCCCTGATCCGAAACACCATCATGGAGTGTCAG GCTTCCACGAGCAGCGCTCCCACTGCAGCCCCAACCCCTGCTTCCAAGGCGTGGACTGCATGGAAGTGTACGAGTACCCAGGCTACCGCTGTGGGCCCTGCCCCCCAGGCCTGCAGGGCAACGGCACCCATTGCAGTGACATCAAcgag TGTGCTCATGCTGACCCCTGTTTCCCGGGTTCCAGCTGCAtcaacaccatgcccggcttcCACTGTGAGGCCTGTCCTCGAGGGTACAAGGGCACACAGGTGTCTGGTGTGGGCATCGACTATGCCCGGGCCAGCAAACAG GTCTGCAATGACATCGATGAATGCAATGATGGTAACAATGGTGGCTGTGACCCAAACTCCATCTGCACCAACACCGTG GGCTCTTTCAAGTGTGGTCCTTGCCGCCTGGGTTTCCTGGGCAACCAGAGCCAGGGCTGCCTCCCAGCCCGGACCTGCCACAGCCCGGCCCACAGCCCCTGCCACGTCCATGCTCACTGTCTCTTTGAACGCAATGGTGCAGTATCCTGCCAG TGTAACGTGGGCTGGGCAGGGAACGGGAACGTGTGTGGGCCTGACACAGACATCGATGGCTACCCAGACCAGGCACTGCCCTGCATGGACAACAACAAACACTGCAAGCAG GACAACTGCCTTTTAACACCCAACTCTGGGCAGGAAGATGCTGATAATGATGGTGTTGGGGACCAGTGTGATGATGATGCTGATGGGGATGGGATCAAGAATGTTGAG GACAACTGCCGGCTGTTTCCCAACAAGGACCAGCAGAACTCAGACACAGATTCATTTGGTGATGCCTGTGACAATTGCCCCAACGTTCCTAACAATGACCAGAAGGACACAGATGGCAATGGGGAAGGAGATGCCTGTGACAACGACGTGGATGGGGATG GCATCCCCAATGGATTGGACAATTGCCCTAAAGTCCCTAACCCACTACAGACAGACAGAGATGAGGATGGGGTGGGAGATGCTTGTGACAGCTGTCCTGAAATGAGCAATCCTACCCAG ACAGATGCAGACAGTGACCTGGTGGGGGATGTCTGTGACACCAATGAAGACAG CGATGGAGATGGGCATCAGGACACCAAGGACAACTGTCCACAGCTGCCAAACAGCTCCCAGCTGGACTCAGACAATGATGGACTTGGAGATGAGTGTGATggggatgatgacaatgatggcaTTCCAGATTATGTGCCTCCTGGTCCTGATAACTGTCGCCTGGTACCCAATCCCAATCAGAAGGACTCAGATG GCAATGGCGTTGGTGATGTGTGTGAGGAAGACTTTGACAATGATGCTGTGGTCGACCCCCTGGATGTGTGTCCCGAAAGTGCCGAGGTAACCCTCACGGATTTTCGGGCCTATCAGACCGTCGTCCTGGATCCTGAGGGTGATGCTCAGATTGACCCAAACTGGGTTGTGCTCAACCAG GGCATGGAAATCGTTCAGACCATGAACAGTGACCCTGGCCTGGCAGTTG GATACACAGCCTTCAATGGTGTGGACTTTGAAGGTACCTTCCATGTGAACACAGTGACTGATGATGACTACGCAGGCTTTCTCTTCAGTTATCAGGACAGTGGCCGATTCTACGTGGTCATGTGGAAGCAGACGGAGCAGACCTACTGGCAGGCCACACCTTTCCGGGCTGTTGCTCAGCCCGGGCTACAGCTTAAG GCAGTGACATCAGTGTCTGGCCCAGGTGAGCACCTCCGAAATGCCCTGTGGCATACTGGCCACACTCCTGATCAGGTACGACTGCTGTGGACTGACCCAAGAAACGTGGGCTGGCGTGATAAGACCTCGTATCGCTGGCAGCTGCTGCACCGGCCTCAAGTTGGCTACATTCG GGTGAAACTCTATGAGGGACCCCAGCTAGTGGCGGATTCTGGGGTGATCATTGACACATCCATGCGAGGGGGGCGACTCGGTGTATTCTGCTTCTCCCAAGAAAACATCATTTGGTCCAATCTCCAGTATCGATGCAATG ACACAGTGCCTGAGGACTTTGAGCCATTCCGGAGGCAGCTGCTCCAGGGAAGGGTGTGA
- the THBS3 gene encoding thrombospondin-3 isoform X3 yields the protein METQELRGALALLFLCSFASASQDLQVIDLLTVGESRQMVAVAEKIRTALLTAGDIYLLSTFRLPPKQGGVLFGLYSRQDNTRWLEASVVGKINKVLVRYQREDGKVHAVNLQQAGLADGRTHTALLRLRGPSRPSPALQLYVDCKLGDQHTGLPALAPIPPAEVDGLEIRTGQKAYLRMQGFVESMKIILGGSMARVGALSECPFQGDESIHSAGEQTKALVTQLTLFNQILVELRDDIRDQVKEMSLIRNTIMECQVCGFHEQRSHCSPNPCFQGVDCMEVYEYPGYRCGPCPPGLQGNGTHCSDINECAHADPCFPGSSCINTMPGFHCEACPRGYKGTQVSGVGIDYARASKQVCNDIDECNDGNNGGCDPNSICTNTVGSFKCGPCRLGFLGNQSQGCLPARTCHSPAHSPCHVHAHCLFERNGAVSCQCNVGWAGNGNVCGPDTDIDGYPDQALPCMDNNKHCKQDNCLLTPNSGQEDADNDGVGDQCDDDADGDGIKNVEDNCRLFPNKDQQNSDTDSFGDACDNCPNVPNNDQKDTDGNGEGDACDNDVDGDGIPNGLDNCPKVPNPLQTDRDEDGVGDACDSCPEMSNPTQTDADSDLVGDVCDTNEDSDGDGHQDTKDNCPQLPNSSQLDSDNDGLGDECDGDDDNDGIPDYVPPGPDNCRLVPNPNQKDSDGNGVGDVCEEDFDNDAVVDPLDVCPESAEVTLTDFRAYQTVVLDPEGDAQIDPNWVVLNQGMEIVQTMNSDPGLAVGYTAFNGVDFEGTFHVNTVTDDDYAGFLFSYQDSGRFYVVMWKQTEQTYWQATPFRAVAQPGLQLKAVTSVSGPGEHLRNALWHTGHTPDQVRLLWTDPRNVGWRDKTSYRWQLLHRPQVGYIRVKLYEGPQLVADSGVIIDTSMRGGRLGVFCFSQENIIWSNLQYRCNDTVPEDFEPFRRQLLQGRV from the exons ATGGAGACGCAGGAACTTCGGGGGGCCCTGGCTCTGCTCTTTCTTTGCTCTTTCGCATCTGCCAGTCAGGACCTGCAGG TAATTGACCTGCTGACTGTGGGCGAGTCCCGGCAGATGGTAGCTGTGGCAGAGAAGATCCGGACAGCCCTGCTCACTGCTGGGGACATCTACCTCTTGTCCACCTTCCGCCTGCCCCCCAAGCAGGGTGGTGTCCTCTTTGGCCTCTACTCTCGCCAAGACAACACACGATGGCTGGAGGCCTCTGTTGTGGGCAAGATCAATAAAG TACTGGTGCGGTACCAGCGGGAGGATGGCAAAGTCCACGCTGTGAACCTACAGCAAGCAGGCCTGGCTGATGGGCGCACACACACGGCTCTCCTGCGACTCCGAGGCCCGTCccgacccagccctgccctgcagctCTATGTGGACTGCAAGTTGGGAGACCAACATACTGGCCTTCCAGCACTGGCCCCCATTCCTCCAGCAGAGGTCGATGGGTTGGAGATTAGGACTGGACAGAAGGCTTACTTGAGGATGCAG GGCTTTGTGGAATCTATGAAAATTATTCTGGGTGGGTCCATGGCCCGGGTAGGAGCCCTGAGCGAGTGTCCATTCCAAGGGGACGAGTCTATTCACAGTGCAG GAGAGCAGACCAAGGCGCTGGTCACCCAACTCACCCTCTTCAATCAGATCCTGGTGGAGCTGCGGGATGATATCCGAGACCAG GTGAAGGAAATGTCCCTGATCCGAAACACCATCATGGAGTGTCAGGTGTGCG GCTTCCACGAGCAGCGCTCCCACTGCAGCCCCAACCCCTGCTTCCAAGGCGTGGACTGCATGGAAGTGTACGAGTACCCAGGCTACCGCTGTGGGCCCTGCCCCCCAGGCCTGCAGGGCAACGGCACCCATTGCAGTGACATCAAcgag TGTGCTCATGCTGACCCCTGTTTCCCGGGTTCCAGCTGCAtcaacaccatgcccggcttcCACTGTGAGGCCTGTCCTCGAGGGTACAAGGGCACACAGGTGTCTGGTGTGGGCATCGACTATGCCCGGGCCAGCAAACAG GTCTGCAATGACATCGATGAATGCAATGATGGTAACAATGGTGGCTGTGACCCAAACTCCATCTGCACCAACACCGTG GGCTCTTTCAAGTGTGGTCCTTGCCGCCTGGGTTTCCTGGGCAACCAGAGCCAGGGCTGCCTCCCAGCCCGGACCTGCCACAGCCCGGCCCACAGCCCCTGCCACGTCCATGCTCACTGTCTCTTTGAACGCAATGGTGCAGTATCCTGCCAG TGTAACGTGGGCTGGGCAGGGAACGGGAACGTGTGTGGGCCTGACACAGACATCGATGGCTACCCAGACCAGGCACTGCCCTGCATGGACAACAACAAACACTGCAAGCAG GACAACTGCCTTTTAACACCCAACTCTGGGCAGGAAGATGCTGATAATGATGGTGTTGGGGACCAGTGTGATGATGATGCTGATGGGGATGGGATCAAGAATGTTGAG GACAACTGCCGGCTGTTTCCCAACAAGGACCAGCAGAACTCAGACACAGATTCATTTGGTGATGCCTGTGACAATTGCCCCAACGTTCCTAACAATGACCAGAAGGACACAGATGGCAATGGGGAAGGAGATGCCTGTGACAACGACGTGGATGGGGATG GCATCCCCAATGGATTGGACAATTGCCCTAAAGTCCCTAACCCACTACAGACAGACAGAGATGAGGATGGGGTGGGAGATGCTTGTGACAGCTGTCCTGAAATGAGCAATCCTACCCAG ACAGATGCAGACAGTGACCTGGTGGGGGATGTCTGTGACACCAATGAAGACAG CGATGGAGATGGGCATCAGGACACCAAGGACAACTGTCCACAGCTGCCAAACAGCTCCCAGCTGGACTCAGACAATGATGGACTTGGAGATGAGTGTGATggggatgatgacaatgatggcaTTCCAGATTATGTGCCTCCTGGTCCTGATAACTGTCGCCTGGTACCCAATCCCAATCAGAAGGACTCAGATG GCAATGGCGTTGGTGATGTGTGTGAGGAAGACTTTGACAATGATGCTGTGGTCGACCCCCTGGATGTGTGTCCCGAAAGTGCCGAGGTAACCCTCACGGATTTTCGGGCCTATCAGACCGTCGTCCTGGATCCTGAGGGTGATGCTCAGATTGACCCAAACTGGGTTGTGCTCAACCAG GGCATGGAAATCGTTCAGACCATGAACAGTGACCCTGGCCTGGCAGTTG GATACACAGCCTTCAATGGTGTGGACTTTGAAGGTACCTTCCATGTGAACACAGTGACTGATGATGACTACGCAGGCTTTCTCTTCAGTTATCAGGACAGTGGCCGATTCTACGTGGTCATGTGGAAGCAGACGGAGCAGACCTACTGGCAGGCCACACCTTTCCGGGCTGTTGCTCAGCCCGGGCTACAGCTTAAG GCAGTGACATCAGTGTCTGGCCCAGGTGAGCACCTCCGAAATGCCCTGTGGCATACTGGCCACACTCCTGATCAGGTACGACTGCTGTGGACTGACCCAAGAAACGTGGGCTGGCGTGATAAGACCTCGTATCGCTGGCAGCTGCTGCACCGGCCTCAAGTTGGCTACATTCG GGTGAAACTCTATGAGGGACCCCAGCTAGTGGCGGATTCTGGGGTGATCATTGACACATCCATGCGAGGGGGGCGACTCGGTGTATTCTGCTTCTCCCAAGAAAACATCATTTGGTCCAATCTCCAGTATCGATGCAATG ACACAGTGCCTGAGGACTTTGAGCCATTCCGGAGGCAGCTGCTCCAGGGAAGGGTGTGA